The following proteins are co-located in the Tachysurus vachellii isolate PV-2020 chromosome 17, HZAU_Pvac_v1, whole genome shotgun sequence genome:
- the LOC132859594 gene encoding C-type mannose receptor 2-like encodes MFRLLLLLGFVSLGVCLPRQYHFINENKTWSEAQRYCRENYVDLASINNTEEDLALTNIIDIRNSRQTWIGLYDDLNSWKWSLDNDSFYKEGERSFRNWFIQKPRDWYGISLCVYVSTYDGVWWETSCSSMLRFMCFDGRVNASERYVLVNQFMNWTEAQRYCRKNHTDLASVRNETENQEIRSKFNNTYYSGFWIGLYRTRSWSDKSNSSFSNWKPGQPDNYRQTESCTAVSFNDSGKWTDENCSQAFPFFCYSTMLPLPSHQYHFVNENKTWTEAQRYCRENYTDLATIDNMEEMNTLLNTVNGSYSGLAWIGLYGDEDSWRWSLDDDAFYQEGERDFRGWPHQPDNYFGNEMCVYIRSDGTWFDGDCRSYLTFICYDGNNGTENYTWINQPMPWTKAQHYCRAHYTDLASVRNPTDNQRILNLTVGTVAWIGLYRTRLWSDKQVSTYENWRPATYQQPDNGIYIPWEYGNQHCTAVSFRDSGHWTDEDCLSTFPFICYNKFCTGSSCTFHQYHFVNEKKTWTEAQRYCREKYTDLATITNMEEMNTLLNTVNGIYSGLAWIGLYDDLNSWKWSLDDDAFYNNRKINFSNWYINKPRYWNGNNLCVYYGYLAVWWVYSCSTTLPFICFDGRVNASERYVLVYQNMNWTEAQRYCREHYTDLAIVRNETENQKIRSLLANNKDDNHYTYSYYYYYNSYYYYYNYYAFWIGLYRTSLWSDQSNSSFSNWKPGQPDNYGQTVSCTAVSFNDDYYYGKWSDENCGQAFPFLCYSTMPSNSTHQYHFVSENKTWTEAQRYCRENYTDLATIDNMEEMNTLLNTVNGSYSGLAWIGLYDDEDSWKWSLDDDAFYQEGERDFRGWPHQPDNYNGNEMCVTMGYGGRWFDRPCTDRHSFVCYNGMNNTYVMIYEQKTWEEAQSFCRVRYTDLASVRNQTELQQIMSIINSYEVWIGLYRNRLWSDQSNSTFTYWRPESPEPSPEPDNGLYSRGQSRNQHCTAVDHLGRWTDENCFARFPFICYNAFIPGAVMGLRMKVTADENLLNSQIKRLVFMELQQELSKLGLSSNYTVNVRNIRKLDP; translated from the exons ATGTTTCGACTTCTGCTGCTTTTgg ggTTTGTCAGCCTTGGTGTCTGTCTTCCTCGTCAGTATCACTTCATTAATGAGAATAAGACCTGGTctgaagcacagagatactgcagagagaattaTGTTGATTTAGCCTCTATTAATAACACTGAAGAGGACTTGGCCCTTACAAACATAATAGATATTAGGAACAGCAGGCAAACCTGGATTGGACTGTATGATGATCTGAACAGCTGGAAATGGTCTCTGGATAATGATTCTTTCTacaaggagggagagagaagttTTAGAAACTGGTTTATACAGAAGCCAAGAGACTGGTATGgaattagtttgtgtgtgtatgtatctacTTATGATGGAGTTTGGTGGGAGACATCTTGTTCCTCAATGCTTCGTTTCATGTGCTTTGATG GCAGAGTGAATGCCAGTGAGAGATATGTCCTGGTTAATCAGTTCATGAACTGGACTGAAGCTCAGAGATACTGCAGAAAGAATCACACAGACCTGGCCAGCGTGAGGAACGAGACTGAGAACCAGGAGATTAGATCAAAGTTTAATAATACGTATTATTCAGGTTTTTGGATCGGCCTGTACAGAACCAGATCTTGGTCAGATAAAAGCAACTCTTCATTCAGCAACTGGAAACCTGGACAACCAGATAATTACAGACAGACTGAATCCTGCACTGCTGTGTCATTTAATGATTCTGGGAAATGGACAGATGAAAATTGTAGCCAAGCTTTTCCATTCTTCTGTTACAGCA CAATGCTACCATTACCCTCTCATCAGTATCACTTTGTTAATGAGAATAAGACCtggactgaagcacagagatactgcagagagaattaCACTGACCTGGCTACTATTGATAACATGGAGGAAATGAACACACTCCTTAACACAGTAAATGGCAGCTACTCAGGTTTAGCCTGGATTGGACTGTATGGTGATGAGGACAGCTGGAGATGGTCTCTGGATGATGATGCTTTCTaccaggagggagagagagacttcagaGGATGGCCCCATCAACCCGATAACTATTTTGGAAacgagatgtgtgtttatattagaTCTGATGGAACCTGGTTTGATGGAGACTGTAGAtcatatttaacttttatttgttaTGATG GAAATAATGGAACAGAAAATTACACATGGATAAACCAGCCAATGCCTTGGACAAAAGCTCAGCATTACTGCAGAGCGCATTATACTGACTTGGCCAGTGTGAGAAATCCAACAGATAATCAAAGAATCTTAAACCTTACAGTTGGCACTGTGGCTTGGATTGGTTTATACAGGACCAGACTCTGGTCAGACAAACAGGTATCCACATATGAAAATTGGAGACCAGCCACCTATCAACAACCAGACAATGGTATTTATATTCCCTGGGAATACGGAAATCAGCACTGCACTGCTGTCTCATTCAGAGACTCAGGTCATTGGACAGATGAGGACTGCTTATCCACCTTCCCTTTTATCTGCTACAACA AATTCTGCACAGGATCATCATGCACCTTCCATCAGTATCACTTTGTTAATGAGAAAAAGACCtggactgaagcacagagatactgcagagagaaaTACACTGACTTGGCAACCATTACTAACATGGAGGAAATGAACACACTCCTTAACACAGTAAATGGAATCTACTCAGGTTTAGCCTGGATTGGACTGTATGATGATCTGAACAGCTGGAAATGGTCTCTGGATGATGATGCTTTCtacaataacagaaaaataaactttaGTAATTGGTATATAAACAAACCAAGATACTGGAATGGAAacaatttatgtgtatattatggTTATCTTGCTGTTTGGTGGGTGTATTCATGTTCTACAACACttccattcatttgttttgatg GCAGAGTGAATGCCAGTGAGAGATATGTCCTGGTTTATCAGAACATGAACTGGACTGAAGCtcagagatactgcagagaACATTACACAGACCTGGCCATTGTGAGGAACGAGACTGAGAACCAGAAGATCAGATCATTATTAGCTAATAACAAGGATGATAATCATTATACCTACagttattactattactataacagttattattattattataattattacgcTTTTTGGATCGGCCTGTACAGAACCAGTTTATGGTCAGATCAAAGCAACTCTTCTTTTAGCAACTGGAAACCTGGACAACCAGAtaattatggacaaactgtatCCTGTACTGCTGTGTCatttaatgatgattattattatgggaaATGGTCAGATGAAAACTGTGGTCAAGCTTTTCCATTCCTCTGTTACAGCA CAATGCCCTCAAACTCCACTCATCAGTATCACTTTGTTAGTGAGAATAAGACCtggactgaagcacagagatactgcagagagaattaCACTGACCTGGCTACTATTGATAACATGGAGGAAATGAACACACTCCTTAACACAGTAAATGGCAGCTACTCAGGTTTAGCCTGGATTGGACTGTATGATGATGAGGACAGCTGGAAATGGTCTCTGGATGATGATGCTTTCTaccaggagggagagagagacttcagaGGATGGCCCCATCAACCTGATAACTATAATGGAAATGAGATGTGTGTTACCATGGGTTATGGAGGGCGGTGGTTTGACAGGCCTTGTACTGACAgacattcatttgtttgctaTAATG GTATGAACAACACATATGTAATGATTTATGAACAGAAGACTTGGGAAGAAGCTCAGAGCTTTTGCAGAGTGAGATACACAGACCTGGCCAGTGTAAGAAATCAGACCGAACTTCAGCAAATAATGAGCATCATAAACAGTTATGAGGTATGGATAGGTTTGTATAGAAACCGATTATGGTCAGATCAGAGCAACTCAACCTTTACATATTGGAGACCAGAGAGTCCAGAACCATCACCAGAACCTGACAATGGTTTGTATTCACGTGGACAAAGTAGAAATCAACACTGTACAGCTGTGGATCATCTTGGCCGATGGACAGATGAAAACTGTTTCGCCAGATTCCCTTTTATCTGCTACAATG CATTCATTCCAG GTGCTGTGATGGGATTGCGAATGAAAGTCACTGCAGATGAAAATCTGTTAAACTCTCAGATTAAAAGGCTGGTGTTTATGGAA CTTCAGCAAGAATTGAGCAAACTGGGACTTTCAAGCAACTACACTGTGAATGTGAGAAACATCCGTAAGCTCGATCCATGA